In a single window of the Pseudogemmatithrix spongiicola genome:
- a CDS encoding type II 3-dehydroquinate dehydratase: MRVAVFNGPNLNLLGIREPEIYGTTTLAEIEARLEEVGAELGVTLLFSQFNDEGRMLDAIHNCRGVVDACLVNAGAWTHTSLALRDAFAGVQLPYVEVHLSNIYAREPERRHSWLAPGAIAIVAGFGADGYELALRGLVKAIHVRRSSGARVEELGDAIEG, from the coding sequence ATGAGAGTTGCCGTCTTCAATGGGCCGAACCTGAATCTCCTCGGCATCCGCGAACCGGAGATCTACGGCACCACCACCTTGGCCGAGATCGAAGCGCGGCTCGAGGAAGTGGGCGCCGAGCTGGGCGTCACGCTGCTCTTCTCGCAGTTCAATGACGAAGGGCGCATGCTCGATGCCATCCACAACTGCCGCGGCGTGGTCGATGCCTGTTTGGTGAATGCGGGCGCGTGGACGCACACCTCGCTGGCGCTGCGCGATGCCTTCGCCGGCGTGCAGCTCCCGTATGTGGAAGTGCACCTGAGCAACATCTACGCGCGCGAGCCGGAGCGCCGCCACAGCTGGCTCGCGCCAGGCGCCATCGCCATCGTGGCCGGCTTCGGTGCCGATGGCTACGAGCTCGCGCTCCGCGGCCTCGTGAAGGCGATCCACGTGCGCCGCAGTTCGGGCGCGCGGGTCGAGGAGCTCGGGGACGCCATCGAAGGCTGA
- a CDS encoding peptidylprolyl isomerase, with the protein MLQQMRGAAKFVWIFLFVAFVGGFLLADMSGLIGMTGVTPNTVVGEVNGKEIPYLTWENLTRQLVQQQEQQSGRPVTADERLQAEQAAFDQLVQEILLQQEYDRRGIRVTDEEVIQAARLSPPPQFMQAPELQTDGRFDPDKYQRFLSSPVARQQGLLRQLEDYYRSELPRTKLFTQVAAETWVSDDALFEAYKDERDSVEVSFVAFRPTPAQVEAAAVSTADARRYYQQYRDRWERPGRAVVSVVSLSRTPSAADTAATVAKLRELKQEIQSGTSSFEDVARRESADTVSGSQGGDLGRGPRGRFVAAFENAAFALRPNQISDPVRTDFGWHLIQVTERKGDTIAVRHILLRVQQGDSAATATDRQADRLASLAAASDDPTKFDAAATELSLLMTQVPVVEGQTAAYQGRGVRGISGFAFSGVRVGEISDLIDDEDGYYLVRLDSLTEGGMQPFERVQEDIVQALKERKAVEAILPQAEAFLADARATTLEAAAQKAGLELQTPAAFNRRTFVPGLGFNNEAIGAAFGAPMNTPVLARTFDAVFVLRANMRSQADRADFELIKEILRAREVPAAREARIRSYLEELRRNATVKDLRREVNATLRRQVIE; encoded by the coding sequence GTGCTGCAACAGATGCGGGGCGCTGCCAAGTTCGTCTGGATCTTCTTGTTCGTCGCGTTCGTCGGCGGATTCCTGCTCGCCGACATGTCCGGCTTGATCGGGATGACGGGGGTGACCCCGAATACCGTCGTCGGTGAGGTGAACGGCAAGGAAATCCCGTACCTCACGTGGGAGAACCTGACGCGCCAGCTGGTCCAGCAGCAGGAGCAGCAGAGTGGCCGGCCGGTGACGGCCGACGAGCGTCTGCAGGCCGAGCAGGCCGCGTTCGACCAGCTCGTCCAGGAAATCCTCCTCCAGCAGGAGTACGACCGCCGCGGCATCCGCGTCACGGACGAGGAAGTCATCCAGGCCGCCCGCCTCTCGCCGCCGCCGCAGTTCATGCAGGCGCCGGAGCTGCAGACGGACGGCCGCTTCGATCCCGACAAGTACCAGCGCTTCCTCAGCTCGCCGGTGGCGCGCCAGCAGGGCCTGCTGCGGCAGCTCGAGGACTATTACCGCTCGGAGCTGCCCCGCACCAAGCTGTTCACGCAGGTCGCCGCCGAGACGTGGGTGAGCGACGACGCGCTGTTCGAGGCGTACAAGGACGAGCGCGATTCGGTGGAAGTGAGCTTCGTGGCGTTCCGCCCGACGCCGGCGCAGGTCGAGGCCGCCGCCGTGAGCACGGCCGACGCGCGCCGCTACTATCAGCAGTACCGCGACCGCTGGGAGCGTCCCGGCCGTGCCGTGGTGTCGGTGGTGAGTCTGAGCCGCACGCCGAGCGCGGCGGACACGGCCGCGACGGTGGCCAAGCTCCGCGAGCTGAAGCAGGAGATCCAGAGCGGCACGAGCAGCTTCGAGGACGTGGCACGCCGCGAGTCGGCCGACACGGTCTCGGGCAGCCAGGGTGGTGACCTCGGACGCGGTCCGCGCGGCCGCTTCGTGGCGGCGTTCGAGAATGCGGCGTTCGCGCTGCGCCCGAACCAGATCTCGGATCCGGTGCGCACGGACTTCGGCTGGCACCTGATCCAGGTGACGGAGCGCAAGGGCGACACGATTGCCGTGCGCCACATCCTCCTGCGCGTTCAGCAGGGTGACTCGGCCGCGACCGCGACGGACCGCCAGGCGGACCGGCTTGCCTCGCTCGCCGCGGCCAGCGATGACCCGACCAAGTTCGACGCGGCCGCCACGGAGCTCTCGCTGCTCATGACGCAGGTGCCGGTGGTCGAAGGCCAAACGGCGGCCTATCAGGGCCGCGGCGTGCGCGGTATCAGCGGCTTCGCCTTCTCCGGCGTGCGCGTCGGCGAGATCAGCGACCTGATCGACGACGAGGATGGCTACTACCTCGTCCGCCTCGACTCGCTCACCGAGGGCGGCATGCAGCCCTTCGAGCGCGTGCAGGAAGACATCGTGCAGGCCCTGAAGGAGCGGAAGGCCGTCGAGGCCATCCTGCCGCAGGCGGAGGCCTTCCTGGCCGATGCCCGCGCGACGACGCTCGAGGCCGCGGCCCAGAAGGCCGGCCTGGAGCTGCAGACGCCGGCCGCCTTCAACCGCCGCACGTTCGTCCCCGGCCTCGGCTTCAACAACGAAGCCATCGGCGCGGCCTTCGGCGCCCCGATGAACACGCCGGTGCTCGCCCGGACCTTCGACGCGGTGTTCGTGCTCCGCGCGAACATGCGCAGCCAGGCGGACCGCGCGGACTTCGAGCTCATCAAGGAGATCCTCCGCGCGCGGGAAGTGCCGGCGGCGCGAGAGGCGAGGATCCGCAGCTATCTCGAGGAGCTGCGGCGGAATGCGACGGTGAAGGATTTGCGGCGGGAAGTGAACGCGACCCTCCGGCGGCAAGTGATCGAGTAA
- a CDS encoding polyprenyl synthetase family protein yields the protein MTLEARLQMPVAEALREIQAPIRDRLERVPDEMWRIIQADVAIIEAANAHLKGMRGKLFRPTLLLLASSIEGQPEARAVPLAAVAELVHLTSVVHDDSVDHSVLRRGQPTINAVFSHQVAVLMGDFLFAKAVGELVRLGDMEPLRVFTQASSEMTVGELRQLASFDALAFSEDDYHKLIRAKTASLVGAACEMGALAGAPRFRAQMRTFGESIGMAFQVADDLLDYTELESVTGKPSGNDLKEHKVTLPLIHALGKMSKTQRQVVDRLFADATPGDAAIAEVVGIVAECGGLDYARAEGERFAAAAEGALKDLPESDVKQSLADALAYVMDRRA from the coding sequence GTGACACTCGAGGCTCGCCTCCAGATGCCCGTCGCCGAAGCGCTGCGGGAGATCCAGGCCCCGATCCGGGACCGCCTCGAGCGCGTCCCGGATGAGATGTGGCGCATCATCCAGGCGGACGTGGCGATCATCGAGGCCGCGAACGCCCACCTGAAGGGCATGCGCGGCAAGCTGTTCCGCCCGACGCTGTTGCTGCTGGCCTCGAGCATCGAGGGGCAGCCGGAAGCGCGCGCCGTGCCGCTCGCGGCCGTCGCCGAGCTGGTGCACCTCACGAGCGTGGTGCACGACGATTCGGTGGACCACTCGGTGCTGCGGCGTGGCCAGCCGACGATCAACGCCGTCTTCTCGCACCAGGTCGCCGTGCTCATGGGCGACTTCCTCTTCGCCAAGGCCGTCGGCGAACTGGTGCGCTTGGGCGACATGGAGCCGCTGCGCGTGTTCACGCAGGCCTCCAGCGAGATGACGGTCGGTGAGCTGCGCCAGCTGGCCAGCTTCGATGCGCTCGCCTTCAGCGAAGACGATTATCACAAGTTGATCCGTGCCAAGACGGCCTCGCTCGTTGGCGCCGCCTGCGAGATGGGGGCGTTGGCCGGTGCGCCGCGCTTCCGCGCGCAGATGCGCACGTTCGGGGAGAGCATCGGCATGGCCTTCCAGGTCGCCGACGACCTCCTCGACTACACCGAGCTGGAATCCGTCACCGGCAAGCCGAGCGGCAATGACCTCAAGGAGCACAAGGTCACGCTGCCGCTCATCCACGCGCTGGGGAAGATGTCCAAGACCCAGCGTCAGGTCGTCGACCGGCTGTTCGCCGACGCCACGCCCGGTGACGCCGCGATCGCGGAAGTCGTCGGCATCGTGGCGGAGTGCGGGGGCCTCGATTACGCGCGGGCGGAAGGTGAGCGCTTTGCCGCCGCCGCCGAGGGCGCACTCAAGGACCTGCCGGAGAGCGACGTAAAGCAGTCGTTGGCCGATGCCCTGGCCTACGTGATGGACCGGAGGGCGTGA
- a CDS encoding radical SAM protein has protein sequence MLSTRFKPWDLVPFSYKYAKLRLAKRPVLVHFEVTMRCNAKCSFCDYWKTPADRKAHELKSFVDAAKHFDPMLVTWTGGEPLLRSDLEDLVAAVDRAVRTKYTTLITHGAMLSVERARALWQAGVSQFNISLDYPDARHDAARGIPGLTQKIFAVAERIRAEGMTVRFNTVIKDDNLDDILPLVQAAERLRVGMNLSVYTDSKNGNRAHLLGPDHMARVEALVQQLLAFKRRRRGTISNSDHYIANIPRYLRGEMTEPCLSGQDTIHIDPYGHVRRCPDFPADGHWSTYEGYAPIKCDLCYYACRGEAQAPLRANRFLDLVASP, from the coding sequence GTGCTCAGCACCCGCTTCAAGCCCTGGGACCTCGTCCCGTTTTCGTACAAGTACGCGAAGCTGCGCCTCGCGAAGCGCCCCGTCCTCGTGCATTTCGAGGTCACGATGCGCTGCAACGCGAAGTGCAGCTTCTGCGACTACTGGAAGACGCCCGCCGACCGCAAGGCACACGAGCTGAAGAGCTTCGTGGACGCCGCGAAGCACTTCGACCCCATGCTCGTCACCTGGACCGGTGGCGAGCCGCTGTTGCGCAGCGACCTGGAAGATCTCGTCGCGGCCGTCGACCGTGCCGTGCGCACCAAGTACACCACGCTCATCACGCACGGCGCGATGCTCAGCGTCGAGCGCGCCCGCGCGCTGTGGCAGGCCGGTGTCTCGCAGTTCAACATCTCGCTGGACTACCCGGACGCGCGCCACGATGCGGCGCGCGGCATCCCCGGCCTGACGCAGAAGATCTTCGCCGTTGCCGAGCGCATCCGTGCGGAGGGCATGACCGTGCGCTTCAACACGGTCATCAAGGACGACAACCTCGACGACATCCTGCCGCTCGTACAGGCCGCCGAACGCCTGCGCGTCGGGATGAACCTGTCGGTCTACACCGACTCCAAGAACGGCAATCGCGCGCATCTGCTCGGCCCCGACCACATGGCGCGCGTGGAGGCCCTCGTGCAGCAGTTGCTGGCGTTCAAGCGTCGGCGGCGCGGGACGATCTCCAATTCCGATCACTACATCGCGAATATCCCGCGCTACCTCCGCGGGGAGATGACCGAGCCCTGTCTCAGCGGGCAAGACACGATTCACATCGATCCGTACGGGCATGTGCGGCGATGCCCGGACTTTCCGGCGGATGGGCATTGGAGCACGTACGAGGGCTACGCGCCCATCAAGTGCGATTTGTGCTACTATGCCTGCCGGGGGGAGGCGCAGGCGCCGTTGAGGGCGAATCGGTTCTTGGATCTGGTTGCCTCGCCGTGA
- the hutI gene encoding imidazolonepropionase, producing MPTLLLNASEVVTCEGPPRARRAPEMTDAGVRANAAVAMGDDGRILAVGPDRELRAQYPGSAEIDCARGVLTPGFVDSHTHAIFGRSRHAEQELRAAGVGYMEIAKRGGGIHSSVRDLRERSEDELVALAASRLARLAAHGSTTIEVKSGYGLSLESELRTLRVIRRLAAELPVRLVPTFLGAHEIPLEYREAPRTREDYIALLVEEMLPAVARESLARFCDIFCEPGVYSAAEARRILGAARGHGMALKLHADELEHAGAAELAAEIGATSADHLAAVSELGIKALAASGTVATLLPGTMLFLGRSKQAPARAMLDAGCAIALASDFNPGTSPTVNFPLILTLGVSQLRLSVAEAFVAATVNGAAALGLAHEIGQLAPGFSADVALFDVEDHREIPYWYGDHRCVATWVRGRKVLPAGQWKT from the coding sequence ATGCCCACGCTCCTCCTCAACGCCAGCGAAGTCGTCACCTGCGAGGGCCCGCCGCGCGCCCGCCGCGCGCCGGAGATGACCGACGCGGGTGTGCGCGCCAACGCAGCCGTGGCGATGGGAGACGACGGGCGCATTCTCGCCGTGGGGCCCGACCGCGAGCTGCGCGCCCAGTATCCCGGGAGCGCGGAGATCGACTGCGCGCGCGGCGTGCTCACGCCCGGCTTCGTCGACTCGCACACGCACGCCATCTTCGGGCGCTCGCGCCACGCCGAGCAGGAGCTGCGGGCCGCCGGTGTCGGCTACATGGAGATCGCGAAGCGGGGCGGGGGCATCCACTCCTCGGTGCGTGACCTTCGCGAGCGGAGTGAGGACGAACTCGTCGCCCTCGCCGCCTCGCGCCTCGCGCGGCTCGCGGCCCACGGCAGCACGACCATCGAGGTGAAGTCGGGCTACGGGCTCTCGCTCGAGAGCGAGCTGCGCACGCTGCGCGTCATCCGTCGGCTGGCGGCGGAGCTGCCCGTGCGCCTCGTGCCCACGTTCCTCGGCGCGCACGAGATCCCGCTCGAGTACCGCGAGGCGCCGCGCACCCGCGAGGACTACATCGCGCTGTTGGTCGAGGAGATGCTGCCCGCCGTGGCGCGCGAGTCGCTCGCGCGTTTCTGTGACATCTTCTGCGAACCCGGTGTGTACAGCGCCGCCGAGGCGCGCCGCATCTTGGGTGCCGCGCGCGGCCACGGCATGGCGCTCAAGCTGCACGCCGACGAACTGGAGCATGCGGGGGCCGCGGAACTCGCCGCCGAGATCGGCGCGACATCGGCGGACCACCTGGCCGCCGTCTCGGAGCTCGGCATCAAGGCCCTCGCCGCCTCCGGCACGGTTGCCACGCTGCTGCCCGGCACGATGCTGTTCTTGGGCCGCAGCAAGCAGGCCCCGGCGCGCGCCATGCTCGATGCCGGCTGCGCGATTGCGCTGGCCTCGGACTTCAATCCCGGCACGAGCCCGACCGTCAACTTCCCGCTCATTCTCACGCTGGGCGTGAGCCAGCTCCGCCTGAGCGTTGCCGAGGCGTTTGTCGCGGCGACGGTGAACGGCGCGGCCGCGCTGGGGCTAGCGCACGAAATCGGCCAGCTCGCCCCGGGCTTCAGCGCCGATGTCGCGCTCTTTGATGTCGAGGACCATCGGGAGATTCCGTACTGGTACGGGGACCATCGTTGCGTGGCGACGTGGGTGAGGGGGCGGAAAGTCTTGCCTGCTGGGCAGTGGAAGACGTGA
- a CDS encoding tetratricopeptide repeat protein has protein sequence MADILKLKKKASDLEAKKQLDKALEVYVEIVDAYEAGDEDQPDIPLYNRVGDMLQKAGRVPEAVSIWEKAVDRYTEGGFYNPAIALCNKILRQSPGRTVIYYKLGKIHAEKGFKADARQNFLEYASRQQKSGNLDEAFRALKEFADLVPGQHDVRITLADQLVKAERKDEAVEQLQLGYSQAKADGDDESADRIASKMKEIDPSIEPEAKDTSSSGGGGGLVFLDVGDESPPRRPSGRVSTADVKRASKAVAGLELLEPVVAPKAPAAPAASAPDVPAPPAADDSALIIETTGLEIETTDLGAATPPPPRGSVIGLEVTNLGEEAPVEEEPVAMSPAADLPLMDLDDETEPPPVPTLAAQPSPADDLPLLDVEPTVAEPLREMPAVAEPLIEMPADAVPFEAPSLDGLDLLEVDAPSPAADLPLMDVGEVEEVMIPAMQVVSLDTLREAVTAAPEDWGAHRSLAEALLEHGQRDEAMAAFEKAMAGFEASGDLDSAGSVADEIVRIDPRAIRSHQKRVEYAFRANNRSKLATAYLELADALLADGQASKARTVYQRVLDITPDDLRAQAAIESIPAEEAPPPPPPRRSTVAQPKPAAPAPAKPAAAASASDDDEYVSLGDWLREDDEPKSTRMVVEEQEPTGDEAADFSDMLRKFKQGVAENVDDEDHEAHYDLGVAYKEMGLVDEAIAEFQKALRGTKERVRTFEALGNCFVEKGQLPVAATILQRALAEPAVRDESLVGVLYLLGAIAEEQQQFADAKRYYERVFAVDIQFRDIGDRLNTVEQQLS, from the coding sequence ATGGCCGACATCCTCAAGCTCAAGAAGAAGGCGTCGGACCTCGAGGCCAAGAAGCAGCTCGATAAGGCCTTGGAGGTCTACGTCGAGATTGTGGATGCCTATGAGGCCGGCGATGAGGACCAGCCGGACATCCCGCTGTACAACCGCGTCGGGGACATGCTGCAGAAGGCCGGCCGGGTGCCGGAGGCCGTCTCGATCTGGGAGAAGGCGGTCGATCGGTACACCGAGGGTGGGTTCTACAACCCGGCCATCGCGCTCTGCAACAAGATCCTGCGCCAGTCGCCCGGGCGTACGGTCATCTACTACAAGCTCGGGAAGATCCACGCCGAGAAGGGCTTCAAGGCCGACGCGCGACAGAACTTCCTCGAGTACGCGAGCCGCCAACAGAAGTCCGGCAACCTCGATGAGGCCTTCCGCGCGCTGAAGGAGTTTGCGGACCTGGTCCCGGGACAGCACGACGTCCGCATCACGCTGGCGGACCAGTTGGTGAAGGCCGAGCGCAAGGACGAGGCCGTCGAGCAGTTGCAGTTGGGGTACTCGCAGGCGAAGGCGGACGGCGACGATGAGTCGGCCGATCGCATCGCGTCGAAGATGAAGGAGATCGACCCGAGCATCGAACCGGAGGCCAAGGACACGAGCTCGTCCGGTGGTGGCGGTGGCTTGGTATTCCTCGACGTCGGCGACGAGTCGCCGCCGCGCCGTCCGTCGGGGCGCGTGAGCACCGCCGATGTCAAGCGTGCGTCCAAGGCAGTCGCTGGTCTCGAGCTGCTGGAGCCCGTGGTCGCGCCAAAGGCGCCCGCCGCGCCAGCGGCGAGCGCGCCCGACGTGCCCGCACCGCCCGCGGCTGACGATTCGGCGTTGATCATCGAGACCACGGGCCTCGAGATCGAGACGACGGACCTGGGCGCGGCCACGCCGCCTCCGCCGCGTGGATCGGTCATCGGGCTCGAGGTGACGAACCTCGGCGAAGAAGCGCCAGTCGAGGAGGAGCCGGTCGCCATGTCTCCGGCGGCCGATCTGCCCTTGATGGACCTCGACGACGAAACCGAGCCGCCGCCGGTTCCGACGTTGGCGGCGCAGCCATCGCCGGCCGACGACCTGCCGCTGCTCGACGTCGAGCCGACCGTCGCGGAGCCGCTCCGCGAGATGCCGGCCGTCGCAGAGCCGCTCATCGAGATGCCGGCCGACGCGGTACCCTTCGAGGCGCCCTCGCTGGACGGACTCGACCTCCTCGAGGTCGACGCCCCGAGTCCCGCCGCCGACCTGCCGCTGATGGACGTCGGCGAAGTCGAAGAAGTCATGATCCCGGCGATGCAGGTCGTCTCGCTGGACACGTTGCGCGAGGCCGTGACCGCTGCGCCCGAGGACTGGGGCGCGCATCGCTCCCTTGCCGAGGCGTTGCTCGAGCATGGCCAGCGCGACGAGGCGATGGCTGCGTTCGAGAAGGCGATGGCGGGCTTCGAGGCGTCGGGCGACTTGGACAGCGCCGGCAGCGTCGCGGACGAAATCGTGCGGATTGACCCGCGCGCGATCCGTTCGCACCAGAAGCGCGTCGAGTACGCCTTCCGCGCGAACAATCGCAGCAAGCTCGCCACCGCGTATCTCGAGCTGGCCGACGCGCTCCTGGCGGACGGGCAGGCGTCGAAGGCGCGCACCGTGTACCAGCGCGTGCTCGACATCACGCCGGACGACCTGCGCGCGCAGGCGGCCATCGAGAGCATCCCGGCCGAGGAAGCCCCACCGCCACCGCCACCGCGTCGCAGCACGGTCGCGCAGCCCAAGCCTGCCGCACCGGCGCCGGCGAAGCCCGCCGCCGCGGCCTCTGCGTCGGACGACGATGAGTATGTCTCGCTCGGCGACTGGCTCCGCGAGGACGACGAGCCCAAGTCGACGCGCATGGTCGTCGAGGAGCAGGAACCGACCGGCGACGAGGCCGCGGACTTCTCCGACATGCTGCGCAAGTTCAAGCAGGGCGTCGCGGAGAACGTGGACGACGAAGACCACGAGGCGCACTACGACCTCGGCGTCGCCTACAAGGAGATGGGGCTCGTGGACGAAGCCATCGCCGAGTTCCAGAAGGCCCTGCGCGGGACCAAGGAGCGGGTGCGGACCTTCGAGGCCCTCGGCAACTGCTTTGTCGAGAAGGGCCAATTGCCCGTGGCCGCGACAATCCTGCAGCGCGCCCTGGCTGAACCCGCCGTGCGCGACGAATCGTTGGTCGGCGTGCTGTACCTGCTCGGTGCGATTGCCGAGGAGCAGCAACAGTTCGCCGATGCCAAGCGTTATTACGAACGTGTGTTCGCCGTGGACATCCAGTTTCGCGACATCGGCGACCGACTGAATACCGTGGAGCAGCAACTCTCGTGA
- a CDS encoding Sec-independent protein translocase subunit TatA/TatB: MFGLGPTELMIGLVIVLLLFGAKRIPEIAGSFGKGIKEFKKNMNEVQAEIAKPAERESLPPAQERTAQREESEAKEPKRLL, from the coding sequence ATGTTCGGACTCGGCCCAACCGAGCTCATGATCGGTCTCGTCATCGTGCTGCTGCTCTTCGGCGCGAAGCGGATCCCTGAGATCGCCGGTTCCTTCGGCAAAGGCATCAAGGAATTCAAGAAGAACATGAATGAAGTGCAGGCGGAGATCGCCAAGCCCGCGGAGCGGGAGTCGCTGCCGCCGGCGCAGGAGCGGACGGCCCAGCGCGAGGAGAGCGAGGCGAAGGAGCCGAAGCGGCTGCTGTGA
- a CDS encoding tetratricopeptide repeat protein has protein sequence MADNSRIEDLRKRYHENPRRFFAPLANEYRKSGMLDRALQLCEKHVREQPENMNGLVVYGQTLFELQQTEAAREPFEQALKLDPENLIALRHLGDIARLLGDVSAAKGWYERVLELDRRNDEVLDLMAQLGGDAAPTEAPARPSTVAAGLISVAPTVSVSGGPDLGMIDLGEPAPAPAAPKPPAGKGATVVINAQALADRDRKDAERASSVTQPVAAVRPPEPVAEAAPPRPSKRASLLDIAFDFSETVEAEEPKAVPQAPVMGAEAAEYGFVDTDNTLIVETTGDVAPLGLEPTIAEAPSAPLPALPAADFELADYSGEVAPMAGLEATEFTTEQVAPMAELEVDSVSMSASSVTPLADLDRPDVTLDDVAPVTGLDTAMAVPAEEEPAGLSRLADLPLLEDPSATIPVEEQPSARPKPRMTKADLASLPLLADFGLEDEPASKSEPVAPAAVPASSMPTPVVPTPAVEAPSRASKATPTFVNETMAALYVQQGLLAEAIGVYQQLVEASPLDTSLRGKLAELERMHAQASQPASASRDEMPEFDAPDVEMEPTPAPANAAMADVSFGGIGLRGQGSATPIVTPIVAAGPTAREFFSGFARRAAVVAAAAAAPVAVAAAEPMPADDSSEPPTVASAAVSGWPLDALFGAASEVRDLHAAEIIAGLGTFTGPDGGTGIGELLSTTAAPKRAVPRASETLKFDQFFQKPGTAAAAAPEAGAAAPGDDDLDQFQDWLKGLKK, from the coding sequence ATGGCCGACAACTCCCGGATCGAGGACCTGCGCAAGCGCTACCACGAGAACCCTCGCCGGTTCTTTGCGCCGCTGGCCAACGAGTATCGCAAGTCGGGAATGCTCGACCGCGCGCTGCAGCTCTGCGAGAAGCACGTCCGCGAGCAGCCGGAGAACATGAACGGCCTCGTGGTCTATGGGCAGACGCTGTTCGAGCTGCAGCAGACCGAGGCCGCCCGCGAGCCATTCGAGCAGGCGCTCAAGCTCGATCCCGAGAACCTCATCGCGCTTCGCCATCTTGGCGACATCGCCCGCCTCCTCGGGGACGTGTCAGCCGCCAAGGGCTGGTATGAGCGCGTCCTCGAGCTCGACCGCCGCAACGACGAAGTGCTCGACCTGATGGCGCAGTTGGGTGGCGATGCAGCGCCCACCGAAGCGCCTGCGCGCCCTTCGACGGTCGCTGCGGGCCTCATCAGTGTCGCGCCGACGGTCAGCGTGAGCGGCGGGCCAGATCTCGGCATGATCGACCTCGGCGAGCCCGCACCGGCACCCGCCGCGCCGAAGCCGCCCGCGGGGAAGGGCGCCACGGTGGTCATCAATGCACAGGCCCTCGCCGACCGCGATCGCAAGGATGCCGAGAGGGCCTCGTCCGTCACGCAGCCCGTGGCGGCGGTTCGGCCACCGGAGCCCGTGGCCGAGGCCGCGCCGCCGCGTCCGAGCAAGCGGGCGTCGCTGCTCGACATCGCGTTCGATTTCTCCGAGACCGTCGAGGCCGAGGAGCCGAAGGCCGTGCCGCAGGCGCCGGTCATGGGCGCCGAGGCCGCCGAGTATGGATTCGTCGACACCGACAATACGCTGATCGTCGAGACCACCGGCGACGTGGCACCGCTGGGCCTTGAGCCGACGATCGCCGAAGCCCCGTCCGCGCCGCTGCCGGCGCTCCCGGCCGCCGACTTCGAGCTTGCCGACTACAGCGGCGAGGTCGCGCCGATGGCAGGCCTCGAGGCTACCGAGTTCACGACGGAGCAAGTCGCGCCGATGGCGGAGCTCGAGGTGGACTCGGTCTCGATGTCGGCGTCTTCGGTCACGCCGCTGGCGGACCTCGATCGCCCCGACGTGACACTCGACGACGTCGCGCCCGTGACGGGCCTCGACACGGCGATGGCCGTGCCGGCCGAAGAAGAACCCGCCGGGCTCTCGAGGCTCGCCGACCTGCCGCTGCTCGAAGACCCCAGCGCAACCATTCCGGTCGAGGAGCAGCCGAGCGCACGTCCGAAGCCGCGCATGACGAAGGCCGATCTCGCCTCGCTGCCGCTGCTCGCCGATTTCGGTCTCGAGGACGAGCCGGCTTCGAAGTCCGAGCCCGTGGCGCCGGCTGCCGTACCGGCCTCGTCGATGCCGACGCCGGTCGTGCCGACACCCGCCGTCGAGGCGCCGTCTCGCGCCTCGAAGGCCACGCCCACGTTCGTGAACGAGACGATGGCCGCGCTGTACGTGCAGCAAGGCCTGCTCGCCGAGGCGATCGGGGTCTACCAGCAACTCGTCGAGGCCTCGCCGTTGGACACGTCGCTGCGCGGCAAGCTCGCGGAGCTCGAGCGCATGCATGCGCAGGCGTCGCAGCCAGCGTCTGCCTCGCGCGACGAGATGCCGGAGTTCGACGCGCCGGACGTCGAGATGGAACCGACGCCCGCGCCGGCGAACGCCGCGATGGCCGACGTGTCGTTCGGCGGTATTGGGCTGCGCGGCCAGGGCAGCGCCACGCCGATCGTGACACCGATCGTCGCGGCGGGTCCGACCGCGCGCGAGTTCTTCAGCGGCTTCGCACGTCGTGCGGCGGTCGTCGCGGCCGCAGCGGCGGCACCGGTGGCCGTGGCTGCGGCGGAGCCGATGCCCGCTGACGATTCGAGCGAGCCGCCGACCGTCGCGTCGGCGGCTGTCTCGGGCTGGCCGCTGGATGCGCTCTTCGGGGCGGCCAGTGAGGTGCGCGACCTGCACGCCGCCGAGATCATCGCGGGCCTCGGGACGTTCACGGGCCCTGATGGCGGCACGGGCATCGGTGAGCTGCTCTCGACCACGGCGGCGCCCAAGCGCGCGGTTCCGCGTGCGTCCGAGACGCTCAAGTTCGACCAGTTCTTCCAGAAGCCGGGCACGGCCGCCGCGGCGGCACCCGAGGCCGGCGCCGCCGCGCCTGGTGACGACGACCTCGATCAGTTCCAAGACTGGCTCAAGGGTCTCAAGAAATGA